In a genomic window of Paracoccaceae bacterium:
- a CDS encoding isoprenylcysteine carboxylmethyltransferase family protein has translation MLSWILAVAWFAFAVFAVREGVLLDSPVHVIFFTLNILIAVLYAIRMPPKAYPKSYFPHVLAVLGTFYVFGFDPTAVDRGWPVLATVLMCSAGLFAIWAAVSLGTSFGLRPVLREVKTDGPYRLVRHPLYCSYVVMDMAEVLGHPTFWNAGVAVIGLGLLRWRAVEEERVLLVDAAYRTYRNRACGGLFLQ, from the coding sequence ATGCTGAGCTGGATACTTGCGGTGGCTTGGTTCGCTTTTGCCGTGTTTGCGGTGCGCGAGGGGGTGCTGCTGGACAGTCCCGTCCACGTGATCTTTTTCACGCTCAATATCCTGATTGCAGTTTTGTATGCAATTCGCATGCCGCCGAAAGCCTATCCCAAAAGCTATTTCCCGCATGTTCTGGCCGTGCTGGGAACCTTCTATGTTTTCGGGTTCGATCCGACTGCTGTAGACAGAGGTTGGCCGGTTTTGGCCACCGTATTGATGTGTTCGGCAGGCCTCTTCGCCATCTGGGCGGCGGTCTCACTTGGAACGTCATTTGGATTGCGTCCGGTGTTAAGGGAGGTCAAAACCGATGGGCCATATCGTTTGGTCAGACATCCACTGTATTGCAGCTATGTGGTTATGGATATGGCGGAAGTCCTTGGCCATCCGACTTTTTGGAACGCAGGCGTCGCCGTCATCGGGTTGGGGCTGTTGCGATGGCGCGCCGTGGAGGAGGAGAGAGTTCTGTTGGTCGATGCTGCTTACAGAACATATCGAAACCGCGCATGCGGGGGCTTGTTCTTGCAATAA
- the petB gene encoding cytochrome b: protein MAGIPHDHYEPATNGEKWLHRRLPIVGLMYDTLMIPTPKNLNWMWIWGIVLTFVLVLQIVTGIVLAMHYTPHVDHAFASVEHIMRNVNGGYMLRYLHQNGASLFFVAVYAHIFRGLYYGSYKAPREITWIIGMLIYLMMMGTAFMGYVLPWGQMSFWGATVITGLFGAIPFIGDTLLTWLQGGPAVDNATLNRFFSLHYLLPFVILGLVVVHIWAFHTTGNNNPTGVEVRRTSKEEAEKDTLPFWPYFVIKDLFALAVILAVFFAVVGFMPNYLGHPDNYIEANSLVTPAHIVPEWYFLPFYAILRAFTDEVWVVQIASFVTAGIIDAKFFGVLAMFGAIVVMALAPWLDTSSVRSGRYRPMFKWWFALLVVDFFVLMWVGARPAEEPYNTISLIASTYWFAYFLVVLPLLGVFEKPVAQPETIEEDFTSHYPKTSDATPAE from the coding sequence ATGGCTGGAATTCCTCACGACCATTACGAGCCGGCAACCAATGGCGAAAAATGGCTACACCGCCGTCTTCCCATCGTTGGCTTGATGTATGACACCTTGATGATCCCAACTCCGAAGAACCTGAATTGGATGTGGATTTGGGGGATCGTCCTGACCTTTGTACTGGTGTTGCAAATTGTCACCGGCATTGTACTTGCAATGCACTATACGCCGCATGTCGATCATGCTTTTGCGTCTGTCGAGCACATCATGCGCAACGTGAACGGTGGCTATATGCTGCGATACCTGCACCAAAACGGCGCGTCTCTTTTCTTTGTCGCCGTCTATGCGCATATTTTCCGTGGCCTTTATTACGGTTCATACAAAGCGCCGCGTGAGATCACATGGATTATTGGAATGCTCATTTATCTAATGATGATGGGCACCGCGTTCATGGGCTATGTGTTGCCTTGGGGGCAAATGTCCTTCTGGGGTGCGACAGTGATCACTGGATTGTTTGGCGCCATTCCTTTCATTGGGGATACGCTTTTGACGTGGCTGCAGGGTGGTCCGGCGGTCGATAACGCCACGCTGAACCGTTTCTTTTCACTGCACTATCTGCTGCCCTTCGTGATTTTAGGGCTCGTAGTCGTGCACATCTGGGCATTCCACACAACCGGGAACAACAACCCGACAGGCGTGGAAGTGCGGCGCACATCCAAGGAAGAGGCAGAAAAAGATACCCTGCCATTCTGGCCCTATTTCGTGATAAAAGACCTGTTTGCATTGGCCGTGATCCTCGCTGTTTTCTTTGCGGTCGTTGGATTTATGCCCAACTATCTCGGTCACCCGGATAACTACATCGAAGCGAACTCTCTCGTAACGCCGGCGCACATCGTACCCGAATGGTATTTCCTTCCGTTCTACGCGATTTTACGCGCCTTCACGGACGAAGTGTGGGTTGTTCAAATTGCGTCATTCGTGACCGCCGGTATCATCGATGCCAAGTTCTTTGGGGTTTTGGCGATGTTTGGTGCGATCGTTGTGATGGCGCTGGCGCCCTGGCTGGACACTTCGTCGGTCCGTTCTGGCCGTTACCGTCCGATGTTTAAGTGGTGGTTTGCACTATTGGTCGTCGATTTCTTTGTGTTGATGTGGGTTGGTGCGCGACCGGCCGAAGAACCGTACAATACAATTTCGTTGATAGCGTCGACGTATTGGTTTGCGTATTTCCTCGTCGTCTTGCCGCTTCTCGGAGTTTTCGAGAAACCAGTAGCGCAACCGGAAACGATCGAAGAAGACTTTACGTCGCATTACCCCAAGACTTCCGACGCCACGCCTGCTGAATAA
- a CDS encoding cytochrome c1, which produces MFRTITLSAVAAFGLATAGLAAGAYDTHIEDFDFSFEGPFGKYDQNQLQRGLQVYTEVCSACHGLKFVPIRSLSEEGGPAMPEDQIRAYAENFEVFDAELDDFRTARPADHFPESGLENAPDLSLMAKARAGFHGPYGLGINQFFKGIGGPEYIASLLTGYTGEEKEEAGVTLYENTAFPGGWISMAPPLYGEDVDFADGHANDLHHISEDVSAFLMWTAEPKMMARKQAGFVGVVFLTLLSVLLYLTNKRLWAPVKGKETS; this is translated from the coding sequence ATGTTCAGAACAATCACACTTAGTGCTGTGGCGGCTTTCGGGTTGGCCACGGCGGGTCTGGCAGCGGGTGCCTACGACACGCACATCGAGGACTTTGACTTCTCGTTCGAGGGTCCATTCGGGAAGTACGATCAGAACCAACTGCAGCGCGGTCTGCAGGTTTACACTGAAGTATGCTCTGCTTGTCACGGTCTCAAGTTCGTGCCCATACGGTCGTTGTCCGAAGAGGGCGGCCCCGCCATGCCAGAGGATCAGATCCGCGCATATGCTGAGAACTTTGAAGTATTTGACGCGGAACTTGACGATTTTCGTACGGCACGTCCGGCCGATCATTTCCCCGAGTCTGGGCTCGAAAATGCACCAGATCTGAGCTTGATGGCAAAAGCCCGGGCCGGGTTCCATGGACCTTACGGATTGGGGATCAACCAGTTCTTCAAGGGCATCGGCGGTCCGGAGTACATTGCGTCTTTGCTCACCGGATATACAGGTGAAGAAAAAGAAGAAGCGGGCGTGACGCTCTACGAAAACACAGCATTCCCGGGCGGGTGGATTTCGATGGCCCCGCCACTTTACGGGGAAGACGTGGATTTTGCAGATGGTCACGCAAATGACCTGCACCATATATCCGAGGACGTTTCGGCTTTCCTGATGTGGACCGCTGAACCCAAGATGATGGCGCGCAAGCAAGCCGGTTTTGTTGGCGTGGTGTTCCTGACATTGTTGTCTGTTCTGCTGTATCTGACGAACAAACGCCTCTGGGCACCCGTAAAAGGCAAAGAAACCAGCTGA
- a CDS encoding IS110 family transposase encodes MTVKTVGLDLAKDVFQVHGISENGRVIFNKPIKRAKLLAFFETLPPCVVGMEACGSSHHWGRQLRTLGHDVKLMPAGYVKPYVKRGKNDAVDAEAICEAVRRPTMRFVEIKTEDQQAILSIHRTRDLAVRQRTQLANMIRSLLREFGHILPIGIEAVTAFAKRHLAGDHPDMPEIATGMLGIQCYQFIGLNERIDGYSKMIEQHALLNADARRLMRMPGIGPITASAIVATIGDAHQFRTGRDLAAWLGLTPLNKSSGGKEKLGKITKQGDRYIRKLLVVGMTSRAVMAKRSPEKVDLWTAKIIADKPFRLATVAMANKAARSIWAMLTKKQEYRQSAF; translated from the coding sequence ATGACAGTAAAGACCGTCGGCCTCGATTTGGCCAAGGACGTTTTTCAAGTGCACGGCATTTCTGAGAACGGCCGGGTTATTTTCAACAAGCCGATCAAGCGCGCGAAGCTACTGGCCTTTTTTGAGACGCTTCCGCCCTGCGTCGTAGGCATGGAAGCCTGCGGTTCATCCCATCATTGGGGCCGTCAGCTGCGCACGCTCGGCCATGATGTGAAGCTCATGCCCGCTGGTTACGTCAAACCGTATGTGAAGCGGGGCAAGAACGACGCGGTTGATGCGGAAGCAATATGCGAGGCAGTTCGACGCCCAACCATGCGCTTCGTCGAGATCAAGACGGAGGACCAGCAAGCTATCCTCTCGATCCATCGCACGCGCGACCTGGCCGTCCGGCAGCGCACCCAGCTGGCCAATATGATCCGCAGCCTGCTGCGCGAGTTCGGCCATATTCTGCCCATTGGGATCGAAGCGGTGACGGCTTTTGCGAAGCGTCACTTGGCAGGGGATCACCCGGACATGCCGGAGATCGCGACCGGCATGCTCGGCATTCAGTGCTATCAGTTCATCGGCCTGAACGAGCGCATCGACGGATACTCCAAGATGATCGAGCAACATGCCTTGCTGAACGCAGATGCGCGCAGGTTGATGCGCATGCCGGGGATCGGGCCGATCACGGCCTCAGCGATTGTCGCCACTATCGGCGATGCGCATCAGTTCCGAACAGGAAGAGATCTGGCCGCCTGGCTGGGCCTCACCCCGCTCAACAAGTCGAGCGGCGGCAAGGAGAAACTGGGCAAGATCACCAAGCAGGGGGATCGCTACATTCGAAAGCTGTTGGTTGTGGGTATGACATCGCGCGCGGTCATGGCAAAACGGTCGCCAGAGAAAGTCGATCTCTGGACAGCCAAGATTATTGCCGACAAACCGTTTCGGCTGGCAACAGTCGCGATGGCAAACAAGGCAGCGCGTTCCATCTGGGCGATGCTGACAAAGAAACAAGAATACCGGCAGTCAGCGTTCTGA
- a CDS encoding Crp/Fnr family transcriptional regulator — METVTLPKTGFLAHASKNLSNLMASVATEVKLTEGEVLFEQGDNGDTLYAIISGSLEFSVLSREGRKLSLDVMRPGALFGEIALFDPGTRTATVTALEPTRLRGVKNADMLRAIRAAPDLGIDMIQLAGERMRWMSSQLNEQVFLPMPARLARKILYLTIDGSKQLSTLTLSQAELAEFVGATREAVSKTLALWKRAGVIEATRGGVQVIDREALQVMADLHQI, encoded by the coding sequence ATGGAAACCGTAACACTGCCAAAGACCGGATTTTTGGCGCATGCTTCCAAAAATCTATCAAACCTCATGGCCTCGGTGGCAACTGAGGTAAAGCTCACCGAAGGCGAAGTGCTCTTCGAGCAGGGCGACAATGGTGACACACTCTATGCGATCATTTCTGGGTCGCTGGAGTTCAGCGTTTTGTCACGCGAAGGGCGTAAGCTGTCATTGGACGTCATGCGACCGGGCGCGCTCTTCGGGGAAATCGCTCTTTTTGACCCTGGAACCCGAACTGCGACTGTCACCGCGCTGGAACCGACGCGCCTGCGCGGTGTGAAAAACGCGGACATGTTGCGTGCCATTCGGGCAGCGCCAGATCTTGGCATCGACATGATTCAGCTGGCGGGTGAGCGTATGCGCTGGATGAGCAGCCAACTGAACGAGCAAGTGTTTTTGCCGATGCCGGCCCGGTTGGCGCGGAAGATCCTGTATTTGACGATAGATGGGTCAAAACAGTTATCGACCCTGACCCTTTCGCAAGCGGAACTGGCCGAATTTGTTGGCGCAACCCGCGAAGCTGTATCAAAGACACTCGCGCTCTGGAAACGTGCAGGGGTTATCGAAGCCACGCGTGGCGGCGTCCAGGTTATCGATCGGGAAGCGTTACAAGTGATGGCAGATTTACATCAGATTTAG
- a CDS encoding maleylacetate reductase, with amino-acid sequence MAQPAQATEPDVRVVFGAGVRATIAAETGRLGATKALVLATPQQCDAALEIAELLGPSAVGVFCKAAMHTPVDVTNAAMEHISEVGADCLIAIGGGSTTGLGKAIAYRNDLPQITIPTTYAGSEATPILGQTEDGIKTTLSDPRVLPEVILYDAELVRTLPVAMTVTSALNAMAHAAEALYATDRTTETTELAITGLRAFADGLPAVLANPNNLDAREATQRGAWACGTVLGQVGMALHHKLCHTLGGSFNLPHAETHAIILPHAIAYNARAAAAELQPICDLLGGENAGTSLYEFAKRMNAPTSLRDLGLSQQDLDRAADLATTKPYPNPRPVTRTDIRALLQAAWAGQTPIT; translated from the coding sequence TTGGCCCAGCCAGCTCAAGCTACAGAACCTGACGTTCGTGTTGTTTTTGGCGCTGGTGTCCGCGCAACGATTGCAGCGGAAACCGGCCGTCTTGGTGCCACGAAAGCCTTAGTCCTAGCCACACCACAGCAGTGTGATGCAGCCTTGGAAATCGCAGAACTTTTGGGGCCGTCGGCTGTTGGGGTGTTTTGCAAAGCCGCGATGCATACGCCCGTTGATGTGACGAATGCAGCAATGGAGCATATCTCAGAAGTCGGTGCTGACTGCCTGATCGCGATTGGTGGCGGATCAACCACGGGTCTTGGTAAGGCGATTGCCTATCGCAACGATCTACCACAAATCACCATACCAACGACCTATGCAGGCAGCGAAGCAACTCCGATCCTCGGCCAGACCGAAGACGGCATCAAAACCACGCTGAGCGATCCGCGGGTTTTGCCCGAAGTGATCCTTTATGATGCCGAATTAGTTAGAACTTTGCCCGTCGCAATGACGGTGACCTCCGCGTTGAATGCGATGGCACACGCTGCCGAGGCGCTTTATGCAACCGATCGCACCACCGAAACGACCGAGCTTGCGATCACCGGTCTTCGTGCTTTCGCGGATGGCCTACCTGCGGTGCTTGCGAACCCCAATAATCTGGATGCGCGCGAGGCCACACAGCGCGGGGCGTGGGCCTGCGGTACTGTTTTGGGACAGGTCGGTATGGCCTTGCATCACAAGCTTTGCCACACTTTGGGAGGGTCGTTTAATTTGCCACATGCAGAGACGCACGCGATCATTCTACCGCACGCAATTGCCTACAATGCGCGCGCTGCCGCTGCCGAGCTTCAACCGATCTGCGATCTGCTGGGTGGTGAGAATGCGGGAACATCTCTTTATGAGTTCGCGAAGCGGATGAATGCGCCAACGTCTTTGCGTGACCTTGGCCTATCCCAGCAGGACCTCGACCGCGCCGCAGACCTTGCAACAACAAAACCTTACCCCAATCCACGGCCCGTAACGCGCACCGATATTCGCGCGCTTCTGCAAGCTGCTTGGGCTGGGCAAACACCAATCACTTAA
- a CDS encoding LysR family transcriptional regulator: protein MKIDPNHLHMLAAIIDSGGLGEGASALNKSQPSLSRTVAMLEQRLGSRLFEKGKRPLRATELCHSLAEQGRVIGAASIAAQHAAELHSGGKAGTARIAGTPIFIDGVVSNMIASFQTAFPDVAIHQTYGYLDELTEQLNVGNIDLAICPVRPDSVPASLSFQPILRGRNVIACAPSHPLARKSAFKLSDIAPYPWIAPPAGSPLYADLKNALGSIGIKDFRVSFTGGSLTSIISVMAGSESLTVLPYSVVFMQAHTKTITALPVKLEHPTRELGFLWRNDRVARPAVKRFQKFLETEFSSLAQRIDEKGRDLVWRE from the coding sequence ATGAAAATTGACCCAAATCACCTCCATATGCTTGCAGCGATCATTGATTCCGGCGGATTGGGAGAGGGCGCGAGCGCTTTAAACAAATCACAACCCAGTCTCTCGCGCACAGTTGCAATGCTAGAACAGCGTCTTGGCTCGCGTTTGTTCGAAAAAGGAAAGCGCCCGCTGCGTGCAACTGAGTTGTGTCATTCACTCGCAGAGCAAGGGCGGGTGATCGGTGCTGCAAGTATCGCAGCTCAACACGCAGCTGAACTGCATTCGGGTGGCAAAGCGGGGACAGCGCGGATCGCCGGTACGCCGATTTTTATTGATGGCGTGGTGTCAAATATGATCGCCAGCTTTCAGACAGCCTTTCCAGACGTCGCCATTCATCAAACATATGGGTATCTTGATGAATTGACCGAGCAGCTGAATGTAGGGAACATTGATCTCGCCATATGCCCTGTTCGCCCGGACAGCGTACCAGCAAGTTTGTCGTTCCAGCCGATACTGCGCGGCCGCAATGTCATCGCGTGTGCGCCATCTCATCCACTCGCCCGAAAGTCAGCTTTTAAACTATCTGATATTGCACCTTACCCTTGGATCGCACCCCCCGCCGGTAGTCCGCTTTATGCCGATCTGAAAAATGCGTTGGGGAGTATCGGTATCAAAGATTTTCGAGTGAGTTTTACTGGGGGATCGCTGACCTCGATTATCAGTGTCATGGCAGGATCGGAATCCTTGACGGTATTGCCTTACTCTGTCGTTTTCATGCAGGCTCACACAAAGACGATCACAGCGCTGCCAGTGAAGCTTGAGCATCCAACCCGAGAACTAGGGTTCTTGTGGCGCAATGATCGTGTGGCGCGTCCGGCGGTAAAGAGGTTCCAAAAGTTTCTCGAGACAGAGTTTTCGAGTCTGGCTCAAAGGATCGATGAGAAGGGTCGCGATTTAGTCTGGCGCGAATAA
- the mtaB gene encoding tRNA (N(6)-L-threonylcarbamoyladenosine(37)-C(2))-methylthiotransferase MtaB has translation MSVPVFSTMGCRLNAYETEAMKELAASAGLENAVVVNTCAVTAEAVRKARQDVRRLRRANPDARLIVTGCAAQTEPETFANMVEVDAVIGNTEKMTRGTWRGLAADFIGTTERVQVDDIMSVTETAGHLIDGFGTRSRAYVQVQNGCDHRCTFCIIPFGRGNSRSVPAGVVVDQIKRLVDTGYNEVVLTGVDLTSWGADLPAAPRLGDLVMRILRLVPDLPRLRISSIDSIEVDDNLMLAIATEPRLMPHLHLSLQHGDDMILKRMKRRHLRDDAIAFTQETRKHRPQMTFGADIIAGFPTETDAMFENALNLVTECDLTWLHVFPYSARAGTPAARMPPVDGKLIKERAKQLRAAGAAQVLRHLKQQVGQQHQVLMENPFMGRTEQFCEVRFEQPQREGDIVSAVIKGQADGVLLV, from the coding sequence ATGAGTGTACCTGTCTTCTCCACAATGGGGTGCCGCCTGAACGCCTATGAAACCGAAGCCATGAAAGAGCTTGCGGCTTCAGCGGGATTGGAAAACGCAGTAGTGGTAAACACCTGCGCAGTCACTGCCGAAGCGGTGCGCAAGGCACGTCAGGATGTTCGCAGACTACGGCGTGCAAATCCTGATGCGCGGCTTATTGTGACTGGCTGTGCGGCGCAGACAGAACCTGAAACTTTTGCCAATATGGTCGAAGTTGATGCGGTCATTGGCAATACTGAAAAGATGACGAGGGGGACTTGGCGAGGACTGGCGGCTGATTTCATCGGCACGACGGAAAGAGTGCAGGTCGACGACATCATGTCCGTGACTGAAACAGCAGGCCACCTAATTGATGGGTTTGGCACCCGCAGCCGGGCCTATGTACAAGTCCAGAACGGCTGCGATCACCGTTGCACCTTTTGTATCATTCCATTTGGCCGCGGAAATTCCCGTTCGGTTCCGGCCGGTGTCGTGGTGGACCAGATCAAACGCCTGGTCGATACCGGATACAACGAGGTTGTGCTGACAGGCGTGGATTTGACCAGTTGGGGGGCGGACCTGCCCGCCGCGCCCAGACTCGGCGATCTCGTCATGCGCATCCTCAGACTTGTTCCGGATCTACCCAGATTGCGGATCAGTTCGATTGACAGCATTGAAGTTGATGACAATCTGATGTTGGCCATCGCCACGGAACCACGGCTGATGCCGCACCTGCATTTATCTCTTCAACATGGCGATGACATGATCTTGAAGCGGATGAAACGGCGGCATCTGCGCGATGACGCCATTGCATTTACACAAGAGACACGCAAACACCGCCCGCAAATGACATTTGGCGCTGACATTATCGCAGGTTTTCCGACTGAAACCGACGCAATGTTTGAAAATGCATTGAATTTGGTGACGGAATGCGACCTGACGTGGTTGCATGTGTTTCCGTATTCAGCGCGGGCGGGGACGCCCGCCGCCCGCATGCCGCCCGTAGACGGAAAATTGATCAAGGAACGGGCGAAACAACTGCGCGCGGCTGGCGCAGCGCAGGTCCTGAGACATCTAAAGCAACAAGTGGGGCAACAGCATCAAGTTTTGATGGAGAACCCCTTTATGGGGCGAACAGAACAGTTTTGCGAAGTCCGCTTCGAGCAACCCCAACGCGAAGGGGACATCGTTTCAGCTGTCATCAAAGGTCAAGCCGATGGCGTTCTATTGGTTTGA
- the dapF gene encoding diaminopimelate epimerase, with protein sequence MCAKDHIGLPFMKMHGLGNDFVVLDARSERIVVTPSLAQALSDRHRGVGFDQMAVMAQVEDDLHLTFYNADGSFSAACGNATRCIARHVMQETGQTALRLNTARGVLQARDAGDGATSVNMGHPQVGWNDIPLSDEMDTLALPIEGAPVATGMGNPHCTFFVDDVMAIDLTAFGSAHEHHPLFPERTNVQVAQVIEPDRIRMRVWERGVGITLASGSSSCATAVAAARLGLTGRTVQIDLDGGTLLVDWCEDGVWMTGPTAHVFSGTLTQDFLDGLT encoded by the coding sequence ATGTGCGCCAAGGATCATATCGGTTTGCCTTTCATGAAAATGCATGGGCTTGGAAATGACTTTGTCGTTCTGGATGCGCGTTCGGAAAGAATAGTTGTCACACCGTCACTGGCGCAGGCTTTGAGTGATCGACATCGCGGTGTTGGCTTCGATCAGATGGCTGTTATGGCGCAGGTCGAAGACGATCTGCATCTCACTTTCTACAATGCGGATGGTTCTTTTTCGGCAGCTTGTGGGAATGCAACGCGCTGCATTGCACGGCATGTCATGCAGGAGACAGGGCAGACCGCCTTGCGACTGAACACTGCACGCGGAGTTTTGCAGGCACGCGATGCTGGTGACGGCGCAACTTCTGTCAATATGGGGCATCCGCAGGTTGGCTGGAATGACATACCGCTGAGCGATGAAATGGACACGCTGGCCCTGCCCATAGAAGGGGCACCGGTCGCAACCGGGATGGGTAATCCGCATTGCACCTTCTTTGTCGACGACGTGATGGCGATTGATTTGACAGCATTTGGATCGGCACATGAACATCACCCACTCTTCCCTGAACGTACGAATGTTCAGGTGGCACAAGTCATTGAACCGGACCGTATTCGAATGCGCGTCTGGGAACGTGGCGTCGGTATCACGTTGGCTTCGGGTTCATCGAGCTGCGCCACCGCCGTTGCAGCTGCGCGGCTTGGGCTCACAGGCCGTACTGTTCAGATCGATCTCGACGGGGGTACCCTTCTTGTTGATTGGTGCGAGGACGGTGTTTGGATGACCGGGCCAACGGCGCATGTATTCTCGGGTACGCTGACACAAGATTTCCTGGACGGTTTGACATGA
- a CDS encoding helix-turn-helix transcriptional regulator has protein sequence MDAKGYQAIELIYDTAVNPGSWRRALDATATAIEAKAIALVIRGKKAGSKDLTMMSSVYLDFSRTPAGWYYGAWLSRMQNQDWDFLQAQPPHQPIPDLDTGYSADTLDARKDYEFLRRRTGVARRLGVRLNADSVWFDAMSIGFDQQELEVPLSANERSRALLPHLTKALEIGRVFALLKARYKATLSALDQVQAGIAIALPDGQVIVKNTEAERILGLKDGIVLTGGGRIVTSDPDVTAKIRNHIHDVGSTAQGQANRHESLVSVVRPSGLTPLLLDIGPISDSKAELERGLDGALVTIIDPERIPYLRLDRFTELYGLTQAESDVCRWIADGASIAEIAERRGTSRATAKNQVSMVLSKARVSSRIELLRLILRVLPPVA, from the coding sequence ATGGATGCTAAAGGCTATCAAGCAATCGAACTAATTTACGACACGGCGGTCAACCCTGGGAGCTGGCGTCGTGCTCTAGATGCGACGGCAACTGCTATCGAAGCTAAGGCCATCGCATTGGTGATACGTGGCAAGAAAGCGGGATCAAAAGACTTAACGATGATGTCTAGTGTTTATCTAGATTTTTCTCGCACACCTGCGGGTTGGTACTATGGTGCTTGGCTTTCGCGGATGCAGAACCAAGACTGGGATTTTCTCCAGGCCCAGCCTCCTCACCAACCGATACCTGATTTGGACACAGGGTATTCAGCCGATACCCTCGATGCCCGCAAAGACTATGAATTTCTCAGGAGAAGAACAGGTGTTGCACGACGACTTGGGGTTCGTTTGAACGCGGACTCTGTCTGGTTTGACGCGATGAGCATTGGTTTTGATCAGCAGGAGCTCGAGGTACCCCTTTCCGCAAATGAAAGGTCAAGAGCCTTGCTTCCTCATTTGACAAAGGCTCTCGAAATTGGTCGCGTTTTTGCCCTTCTAAAAGCTCGATATAAGGCTACGCTTTCCGCATTGGATCAGGTGCAGGCAGGAATTGCCATTGCACTGCCGGATGGGCAGGTCATCGTCAAGAATACCGAGGCTGAGAGAATCCTGGGGCTAAAGGATGGTATTGTGCTAACTGGAGGCGGTAGGATTGTTACCTCTGATCCTGATGTAACCGCCAAAATTCGAAATCACATCCACGACGTGGGCTCTACCGCTCAGGGTCAGGCTAATCGACATGAGTCCTTGGTTTCAGTTGTGCGCCCGTCAGGCCTAACACCGCTTCTGTTGGATATCGGTCCTATCAGTGACAGTAAAGCTGAGTTGGAAAGGGGGCTAGACGGCGCACTTGTCACGATCATTGATCCCGAACGAATTCCATACCTTCGATTGGATCGATTCACAGAGCTCTACGGTTTGACCCAAGCAGAATCTGATGTCTGTCGATGGATTGCCGACGGCGCAAGCATTGCAGAAATAGCCGAACGGCGAGGTACAAGTCGTGCGACCGCAAAAAACCAAGTATCCATGGTACTCTCAAAGGCAAGGGTTAGCAGTCGAATAGAGCTCTTGCGGCTGATCCTCCGCGTGCTGCCTCCAGTAGCTTGA
- the petA gene encoding ubiquinol-cytochrome c reductase iron-sulfur subunit: protein MSHAEDHEGTRRDFLYYATGGAGVVVTGAAVWPLVNQMNPSADVRALSSIRVDISGIEPGTQLTVKWLGKPVFIRRRTEEEISAARDVEMSDLPDQNAENANISADADASDENRSLDETGEWLVMMGVCTHLGCVPLGNSGDFGGWFCPCHGSHYDTSGRIRRGPAPRNLPVPTAVFVDESTIQLG, encoded by the coding sequence GTGTCCCACGCAGAAGATCACGAAGGCACCCGGAGGGATTTCCTTTATTATGCAACCGGCGGCGCAGGGGTCGTCGTTACCGGCGCAGCCGTTTGGCCGCTGGTAAACCAAATGAACCCGTCCGCCGACGTGCGCGCACTTTCGTCCATCCGCGTGGACATAAGCGGCATTGAACCCGGCACGCAGTTGACTGTCAAATGGCTTGGGAAACCGGTTTTCATTCGTCGCCGCACAGAAGAAGAGATCTCTGCCGCACGTGATGTGGAAATGAGCGATTTGCCAGATCAGAATGCGGAAAATGCGAATATCAGCGCGGATGCTGATGCATCTGACGAGAACCGTTCGTTGGATGAAACTGGCGAATGGCTGGTCATGATGGGCGTTTGTACGCACCTCGGATGTGTTCCTCTTGGTAACTCCGGTGACTTCGGTGGTTGGTTCTGCCCGTGCCACGGGTCACACTATGATACGTCCGGGCGTATTCGCAGGGGGCCTGCCCCGCGTAACTTGCCCGTACCAACAGCAGTTTTTGTGGACGAGTCCACGATCCAACTCGGTTAA